The Streptomyces sp. M92 nucleotide sequence TAGAAGCGGTCGAAGACGTGCGGCAGGACGTCCTCGGGGATGCCGGGCCCGTGGTCCCGCACCCGGATGACGATCTCGTCGTCCGCCCGTGCCACCGACACCCGCACCGGCGACCCGCCGTGCTTGAGCGCGTTGCCGATCAGGTTGGCCAGGATGACGTCCAGCCGGCGCGGGTCGAGCCGCGCGTGGATGCCGCGCTCGGCGTCCAGGTCGACGGCGTCCAGCCAGGCCCGGGCGTCGACGCAGGCGGTGATCTGGTCGGCCACGTCGACGTCGTCGAGGACCAGCCGGGCGGTGCCGGCGTCGAAGCGGGTGACCTCCATCAGGTTCTCCACCAGGTCGTTCAGCCGCCGCGTCTCGCTGACCACCAGCCGCACGGCGGGCTCGACCATCGGGTCGAAACTCCCGCCCTCGCCCTCACCCTCGTACTCCAGCTCCTCCTCCAGCACCTCCGTCACCGCGGTGAGCGCCGTCAGCGGCGTGCGCAGCTCATGGCTCATGTCCGCCACGAAGCGCCGCGACGCCTGCTCCCGGCCGGCCATGTCCGCGACCCGCTTCTCCAGGTTCTCGGCGGCGCTGTTGAACGTCCGGGACAGATCGGCCAGTTCGTCGGTGCCGGAGACACGCAGCCGGGTGTCCAGCTTGCCCTCGCCGAGCCGCCGCGCCGCGACCCCCAGCCGGTGCACCGGCTTGAGCACGGTCGTCGCCAGCGCCTGGGCCAGCAGCGCGGAGCCGAGCAGCGCGAGCCCGGTGGCGATCCCCAGCGACCAGGCCAGCGAGTTCAGGTCCTCGGCCTCCGGCTCCAGCGACTTGAGCATGTAGCCGGTCGGCCCGCCGCCGATCACCCTCGTTCCGGCCACGAGGTACGGGGTGCCGTCCTCGGTGGTCCGCTGCCAGTACAGGTGGTACGGGTGCTTGTTGGCCGAGGTGAGCTCCTGCTCCTTGTTCACCGCGGTGCGCAACGACTCGGGCACGTCGGCCAGCGAGAAGCCGCCCAGCCCGCCGGAACTGCCGTACACGGTCTTCCCGTCGGAGTTCTCGGCGACCAGCAGCACGCTGAACCGCTGGCTGCTGCTCGCCATCTGCCCCGCCGTGTGCTGCAACTCGTCCTGCGAGGGGTGCTCCGGCAGCGCGCCCGCGCGGTTCTGCATCTCCTGCTCGAAGCCCCGCAGCACGGCGTCCTGGGCACGGGTCAGCACCGCCTCCCGGTTCAGCCAGTAGGCGATGCCGGACGCGGAGACGGCCGCGGTGAGCGCGACCAGACCGAAGACGAGGACGAGCCTGAGCCGCAGACTGGTGAAGCGCAGCCCGGACCAGACTCCCCTGCGAGCCGCGGCCCAGCCGCGTGAACCCCCCTGGTGTTCCTGTGTCACTGAGGCGGATCCAGCCGGTAGCCGACACCCCGCACGGTACGGATCAGGGTCGGGGACGACGGCACGTCCTCGACCTTGGCGCGCAGCCGCTGCACGCAGGCGTCCACCAGCCGGGAGTCGCCGAGGTAGTCGTGCTCCCACACCAGCCGCAGCAACTGCTGCCGGGACAGCGCCTGGCCCGGCCGCCGGCTCAGCTCCAGCAGCAGCCGCAGCTCGGTCGGCGTCAGCTGGAGGTCCTCGCCGTTCTTCGTCACGGTCATCGCGGAGCGGTCGATGACGAGGCTGCCGAAGCTCGCCGAGTCGCTGGACTCGCGCTCCCCGCGCCGCAGCACGGCCCGGATACGGGCGTCCAGCACCCGGCCCTGGACCGGTTTGACCACGTAGTCGTCGGCGCCCGACTCGAGACCGACGACCACGTCGATGTCGTCGTTGCGCGCGGTCAGCAGGATGATCGGCAGCTGGTCGGTGCGCCGGATGCGCCGGCACACCTCGAACCCGTCGATGCCGGGCAGCATCACGTCCAGCACGATCAGGTCCGGCCGCTGCTCGCGCAACAGCTTCAGACCGTCCTCGCCGCTGGCAGCGGTGGCCACCCGGTGACCCTGGCGCGTCAGTGAGAGCTCCAGGGCCGTGCGGATGGCGTCGTCGTCCTCGATCAGCAACAGGGAAGGCACGGGCTCATTCTGGCCCATGGAGGGGGTGCGGTTCGACCTGTGGGTCCACAACGGTGCCCGCCCCCGCCGCCGGACCCTGTGAAGGAACCGTGCGGCCCCGGTGACGGACCCCTGTGACAGGTCTGTGACAGTCGGCGGACACGGCCATGAAGTCGCCCCGGCAAGCTTCTCGGCACAGGCAACACCGGAAGTCCACGACGGGAGGCGCGAGATGAACACGCTGCACGGCACCAGCACCAGCGCAGTGGTCACGCGTCTGCACGACGTGCACACACACCGGTCCGAGAAGTCCGGTGCCGTGAGCGGGCGGGGGTGCGCTCGCGGCACCGGGCGGCAGCACACCACCTACATGACGGTGGTGGACGCCGCCAAGGGGGGAACCCAGGGGGGAACGCACGGGGGAACGGCGTACGGGGAGGCAGAGGGGGAGCGCCGCTCGCTGTCGGAGGCGGAGTTCACCGCCTACGTCCAGGAGCGCCGCGCCTCCCTGTACGCCACCGCCTACCACCTGACCGGCGACCGCTTCGAGGCCGAGGACCTGTTGCAGAGCGCGCTGTTCTCGACCTACCGGGCGTGGGACCGGATCAGCGACAAGGCCGCGGTCGGCGGATACCTCCGCCGCACCATGACCAACCTGCACATCAGCGCCTGGCGGCGTCGCAAGCTCAACGAGTACCCGACCGAGGAGCTGCCGGAGACGGCCGGCGACACGGACGCGATGCGCGGCACCGAACTGCGCACGGTCCTGTGGCAGGCGCTGGCCCGGCTGCCCGAACTCCAGCGCACCATGCTGGTCCTGCGCTACTACGAGGGCCGCACGGACCCGGAGATCGCGGACATCCTCGGCATCAGTGTCGGCACGGTGAAGTCCAGCATCTGGCGGTCGCTCCGCCGGCTGCGCGACGACGAGGTCCTCAGCTTCGGCCGTGACCGGGAGGACGCCTTCGGCGAGCTCGTCGCCTGAAGGCCAGGAGGTCCGGGGGGGGGGACCTCCGGAAGGACCCGTGAAAAAAGTTCGAGCCGGGGTGTATCAGGGGGAGGGGACCGGGCTCTTACTCACGGGGAAGCACCACGGGGGAACAACGGGGGACACGGGGGAACAGCACGGGGGGAACGGGGAAACGGGGGAGCACGGGGGAAGAGAGCGGGGCTGGAGGGCCGGGGGGTCCGTCCAGTCCCGCTCTCGCGTGTACCGCGTACGGGGGTGCGCGCGAGGGGCGCGTTACGCCGCCGTACGGGCCGTCGTGCACCGTCCCGCCGCCGCGGCCGCCAGCCGGCCCATCGCCT carries:
- the afsQ1 gene encoding two-component system response regulator AfsQ1, encoding MPSLLLIEDDDAIRTALELSLTRQGHRVATAASGEDGLKLLREQRPDLIVLDVMLPGIDGFEVCRRIRRTDQLPIILLTARNDDIDVVVGLESGADDYVVKPVQGRVLDARIRAVLRRGERESSDSASFGSLVIDRSAMTVTKNGEDLQLTPTELRLLLELSRRPGQALSRQQLLRLVWEHDYLGDSRLVDACVQRLRAKVEDVPSSPTLIRTVRGVGYRLDPPQ
- a CDS encoding sensor histidine kinase, yielding MTQEHQGGSRGWAAARRGVWSGLRFTSLRLRLVLVFGLVALTAAVSASGIAYWLNREAVLTRAQDAVLRGFEQEMQNRAGALPEHPSQDELQHTAGQMASSSQRFSVLLVAENSDGKTVYGSSGGLGGFSLADVPESLRTAVNKEQELTSANKHPYHLYWQRTTEDGTPYLVAGTRVIGGGPTGYMLKSLEPEAEDLNSLAWSLGIATGLALLGSALLAQALATTVLKPVHRLGVAARRLGEGKLDTRLRVSGTDELADLSRTFNSAAENLEKRVADMAGREQASRRFVADMSHELRTPLTALTAVTEVLEEELEYEGEGEGGSFDPMVEPAVRLVVSETRRLNDLVENLMEVTRFDAGTARLVLDDVDVADQITACVDARAWLDAVDLDAERGIHARLDPRRLDVILANLIGNALKHGGSPVRVSVARADDEIVIRVRDHGPGIPEDVLPHVFDRFYKASASRPRSEGSGLGLSIALENAHIHGGEISAENHPEGGAVFVLRLPQDPTPPTDGDDGSPDDESKGEDPKGQV
- a CDS encoding SigE family RNA polymerase sigma factor; this translates as MNTLHGTSTSAVVTRLHDVHTHRSEKSGAVSGRGCARGTGRQHTTYMTVVDAAKGGTQGGTHGGTAYGEAEGERRSLSEAEFTAYVQERRASLYATAYHLTGDRFEAEDLLQSALFSTYRAWDRISDKAAVGGYLRRTMTNLHISAWRRRKLNEYPTEELPETAGDTDAMRGTELRTVLWQALARLPELQRTMLVLRYYEGRTDPEIADILGISVGTVKSSIWRSLRRLRDDEVLSFGRDREDAFGELVA